The genome window tatacccgaaatagacatcgagaaaagtgaggatctcgtggccggccatggcatcgatcatgagatcgatgttgggcaactgaaaagaatctttggggcatgctttgttcaaattcttatagtccacgcacattctaagttcgtccccttttttagggactacaactacgttggctaaccattcgtgatattttacctcccgaatggaccctattttgagaagtttggttacctcgtcctttatgaaggcgttctttctattagactggggtcttcttttttgcttcaccggtctgaacctatggtccaaacttagctgatgcgtcgttatgtccggcgggatccctgttatatctaaatgggaccaggtgaaacaatcgatgttattgataagaaattgaatgagtttcttcctgagtttagggctcaaccccgttcccaagtataccttttgctcgggccaacgctcgattaatatgacttgctctagctcctcgatcgtcgattttgtggcatcagagtcatcgggaattacgaaagatcgagggaccctttggtcTCCATCCTCTTCGACtttctggttgtctggctgggttgaagtcgctgtctgtgattgctatttggtgtcccgttctccttccagGCCCGATCTGTTTATCGATGAAAGTGAGGACGTTGGTTTGGCTtcgtcgacggcgaacatttcttttgcagctggttgttctccgtatacCGTTTTGACATCTCCCGACGCCAGAAATTTGAGGacttggtgtagggtcgaaggcacggctctcatgttgtggatccatggccttccgaaaagggcgttatacctcatatcaccttcgatcacgtgaaactttgtttcctggatagTTCCGGTCACGTTTATTGGTAAGGCTATctcccctttggtggtttcgcttgccatattgaacccgtttaggaccagagttgcaggtacgatccgatcctgcaggccgagctgctctactaccttcaatcggatgatattggccgagctacctggatcaatcaacacacgcttaattttagttttatttacgagtacggatattaccagtgcgtcgttgtgaggttggatgaccccctctgcatcttcatcaccaaaagacaaagtccccatgggtgcataatcttgagtccgagatctcTTTTCactcaccatcgatgttttagtgcgcttAAGCATCGGTCCCCGGGGGGTATCGGtgcctccgatgatcatgtggataacgtgttgtggttcttcttgctcgttctgcttgctgaaatccctatttttaaaatggctctttgccctatcactcagaaactcccgaagatgccctttgttaaatagacgagctatttcctctcttagttgcttgcaatcttccgttttgtggccatgggtaccatgatatttgcacgtttgattgggatttctccggGCAAGATTGGTttgcattggtcgaggccatttagtgtcttcgatgcgtccgatggccgacacgagagcggatgcgtcaacgctgaagttatattctgataatcgaggtgcttctataggctcggcatatttgtcgaagccgctcttactcataagccacCGAGAATTTTGTCCCTGATCAATTCTTTGACTGTTCCGAACTGCGCTGCGTGTTGAACCATTGTTTACTCGATCGGCgacgtacggtcgatatcggtctctgtttgacctttgctctctgtcgatctgcttttgattaataactgtccTGTTCTAATGATCAGGTCCATACAGGGTCCCCGTCTGATCATCCTCtaccctgattttcgattgatatcggttgtgcacatctgcccaagttaccgccggatactcgatcaaattttgcttcaaccgATGTGATGTTGttgaacttagctcgttcaacccttgggggaaagcttgtacggcccagtcgtcggtgaccgggggtaattccatgcgttccatttaaaatcgggatacgaattccctcagcatctctccctgcctttgctttactttgaagaggtctgattttctcgttgcaacctttatggcactagCATGCGCTTTTACGAACGAAACTACTaatatggcaaaagaatcgatggagtttggtggtaaattgtggtaccaaatcatagctcctttcgagagggtctccccgaactttttcaatagcaCGAAtttgatctcatcatcttccaaatcgttgccttttatggcacacgtgtaagaggtgacatgttcgttagggtcGGTCGTActattatatttgggaatttcgggcatacggaactttttggggattggcttcggtgccgcactcgatggaaaaggcttttgtatgaatttttttgaatcaagcccttttatcattggtggagcccccgggatttgatcgaccctggcattataTGTTTCTACCCTCTTGTCATTTgtttcgactcgttttgtgagttcctcgagcaatttagtaattccgggagtagtccccgattcctgctcgttagagtttactatggcaggctctgttctaGGGGTGacctctcgaagtggattggaaaccggcctgctttgtgcttgagtttggctctgtagtcAAGCAATCGCTAATTGctgggcttgcaacatctcgaagatcatgcgtaagctggccccgatctcctctgggttttgggtgtcttgggctatggatcgagcaccgccctgaatgcttctttccggttcggaacgctggtttGCTTCCAATgcaatttgtgaattgacatctagtggtatttcggctcgaatctcgggtagtgccaagttgttggtttcatcttgaaggccagcttcgtaatCGGTCGGTGAAGCCATTCGGTCTGTGGCTATTCGTAGCCGATCCTGAATTGAAGgtgttttcggaaataagtgaccactgttatcctcggccccacggtgggcgccaaactgtttacccgaaaaatggatagagttgaatttatacgcaattccgaagatatgtggtataacttaataTAGAATGCTAGGATAAAATAAAAGGATGAATATAGGTTGGAGAAAACGTAATCCAGGTAAATCAATTATGAACAGTGAATTTAGAATTTGataaaatagaatcaatctaagaaactcgAAAGATCACTCTTGCTTATAGAGGAAATAATACAGTCTTTGATAGTCTAAGTCCCAGAAAAAGATGCCCCCCAAGAATGATAAACAAAGCTCTTTTATAGTGAAGGGGTTTGACtccaagtataataaaataaacattcagcgggagacccatgataaatcagcttttccataatttctgccaagattccctttagtgggattacaacggcttttgtctgcgagctcgatcttgcttagaatcctcgattttggttcgagcttgatttcggctcgaactcgtgatcttggttcgagcccgatcctggttcgagccctcgaatggattccaggtcgatgtaggttggtttttggattatcagcacgatagatcTACCGGCGCCATGGTttgattcttgttcgagtttgattatgatatcgatctcaatacggaccggcctccccgggctctaggttagttcgtgccccccttcgggatcttacttcgattcGGGATCTTATTTCGATACACCACCTTTCGAACTGTACCGaacatgccaaggctgaaatccATTTCGACCGTATACGCCCTCCACTCAATTAGTAATAATAAATTGAAATAGCAACTTCACCCCATCATTGTCATGACGAACAAAATATATGCAAGGGCAGAAATGTACATTATAGCTGCAAACCAAACTCAAAATACGGAAAACCATGCTCCAAAACCACAGGAATTCACAACCAAAAGCCTCCAGTTTTGTTTAGTAGTTAGCAGGTACCTATATATACAATTAGATGTAGAATAATCCATCCCCAGGTAAATCAACCAACATAGAAACCAAGTCTTTTGTAAAAGCACTAGCCTTCTTCAGCAAATTAAACCTTATATAGCTTCATAACCTTAGCAAAAAAAAGTTTCAAGAATCAAAATTGGAAAATGAGTTCAACAAGCAGAGCATGGATTACAGCAACTAGCTTGGGAGTCGTAGAAGCACTGAAAGACCAAGGAATTTGTAGGTGGAACTACGCACTGAGAACAATACATCAGCACGCAAATAACAATGTAAGGTCATATTCACAGGCCAAGAAGCTCTCTTCTCACTCTTCTTCTTTGGTTTCTGCAAACAATTTGAAGCAGTCTGAGTCGTCTTTGAGGAAAGTCATGTATTTGAGCTGTTGGGGTCCTAATTCAATCCTAATAGCAGTTAAATTTAGTGTTATCTTTCTGTACATAGTCTTTGACCATATTGAGAggccaaatgatgaatggttaaACGAGTAATTTTTAAAGCATGGGGCTAAATAGCCCAGCCAAAATTAATGGATAGACCTTTTTTGTCTTTTGCAATCCACATTACAATATTTTATTGTATTTGCTGAAACATCATACTATCTATTTAGAATTTACGCAAAAGGTAATGAGAATACAACCTACTTTGACCAAGTAGCGTATTCCCTTTAGCTACCGAACGGCCCAATTGGACGAGCATTAAGAGAAAACTCTTAATTAATCTTTGTTTCTTAATTTTCAAAGGTCCGCAAATAGTACAGGAGGAGTTAGAAAACGGGAAAAATTGAAAGAACTGAAACCTTACACTAATTGGTGAAAGATGAAATTGCCAGCAATACCAAACCCCGAGAATAGACTCTGTTCCATAAGTAAATAGAATATACTTCGAGCTTTTGACTTTGGTCAAAAGAGTAGGGTCAATCACAAAGAAGGCATTTATCATTGAGAACTATGGCTATTGCGTTCAAACCTTCTACCAAGCAATTATAAAACATAATTACAAAGAAGAGTAAAATATATAATTGATTTAATAGAAGCATTAAtttgtgacctataggtcacaagtTTGAGTCGTGAAAGTAGTTATTAATGCTTGCATGGGTAGATTGTATATATCATACTCTTTGGGGACTCTTTGGGGTGCGACCCTTCTTCATAATCTACGTGAATGAGAAATGTTTTGTGCACATAAAGATTAATTCAAATTCTAAATAATACTAGTGGGGTAATGGTATCTCCCAACTATTCGCCAAATTGTAGAGAAAAGGAAAATGACCGGACACTTTTTGCACTAGAGGACCACAATATCATAAAAAAGATTTGCCTATGCTGTTCTTTTCATTATTATGCATGACACCAAATTATGCCTTTCAATGCGCTCAACTTTAATTTGAAAGCTTTGCATCCGCCTGTGGATATAATGAGTTCTTTAACTTCCTCTTGGACCAAAGTAAGAACAAGTCTACAAATAAATATAATTTGCTACATGAAATCCTTCTAATTTGTTGGAGAATCCTAAGCTTGGCTTCGAGGTGTTGGGAGGAATTGGATTCCATCTCAAAGCTTCCTAATCTATGGCTGAACCCTAGACCATTTAATTAATTAACATATTAGCCCAACATATCCCGTGCAAttcttttataataataataataatttattattattatatttattacTACTACTAAGTAGTGGGCCCGGAAGGCTTTTTTCTCCAAGATGGCATTCCATCTCAGCAATTATATTTGTTTTAAATCGATTAAAATCTGATGTGGCTGTCTGCTAGTTGTTAGGGGTAGTATTGAGCCATTGGATTAACGGTAGGGGCTTGATACCAAATTCAAATGGAGGTATAATTGTCCCATTTTCAATAGTTGAGGGGCAATTTGTGtcccattattattattattattattattattattattattattattattattattattattattattattattattattattattatcccaAATTCACCAGATCACCAGTTCAGATTGAGACAGATATGCTCAATACtctatcaaaaataaaaattaattctcAGGATCCAAACTTAGACCTATATTTAAGGACAAAATAAATCATTCCTAGAAGTATTAACATAGGCGCTCACCTAACtgattaaactaaaaatagccaacAGATGTATAATCGATATAATGTGTATAACCgtatataattaatgtataatctatatatattaataaaaaaataaattagacCGGCTATTTGTATAGCATATAACTGCCTTATTTTCAAGACTAGAAAATCCACTTTTATGGAGGTTGTCTACCAATATAACATCTGCTAGTGTAAAAAATCCTTTAAGCTTTCTCATTGAGGAAATACTGATTTTTCCCCttaaaaatgaaaaggaaaagaGCATACGAGTAAAAAGGAAGAAATTCCTCCGTCTTAAACGAACCGATCAGATACTATGGTTTACTGCTACTTTAACGTGTTCAACAAAACAAGTACAAGAGAACTTAAACAGCATACAGCCATGGAGCAAATAACCATGTTCAATGATCCTCCCCAAATGTTGTTAACAATAAAGGCTAAAGCTGAAAGCTCAGTACCAAAAGGATGTTCGATCAGACCACTGCATACAAGCAGGAATATTTCTTTGGCTGCATAAATATTATTGCACAAGAGGGTTAGTAGCTCACAAATACTGAAATTTGGCAATTCCAACAACACAATGAGAGATGGTAAAATTCCTCCTAGTGCACAACACACATCATCTCCAAGACACTGTAAATCAGGTTTTCGAAAACATTTTCCATGTTCAATTCTGAATCTGTCTGTTTCCACGAAACATGTTTCAATTTGGGAAAATTAAATAATTACAATTAATAAACTTGTTAGGTAGTGCTGATCTGATTAATTTTTTTCCCCTTCCATTTATTGGCAGCTTTCCACAAACAAAACTTAAAACCCATGAGCCAAGAGAATACTTAAGCGTATTCACTTATAGATGGGAGCAGCAAACGGGTCGGGTCGGGTCGGGTCGGGTATGAACGGGTCAAAACGGGTAATTCAAAAAaaggataaattatccgacccgacccatctttaatacggataaaaaacgggttatccgagcggataatatggttatccatattatccatgacttcttgaatataatCAAtcttgggagaattcctagtctcccaatcTTGAGTagcccccaatttgaggctttagaaatgtaaaagttaaacacattagttatccattttctaagtggataatatgattTTTATCCATATTCGACCCGTTTTTAAAATGTTCATTATCCAATCCATTTTCTAATGGATAATATGAGTggataactattttcttttaaccattttgccacctctAATTATAGACCAGCACGAACATGGAGCACTCGTTCCGTGAAAGGCATACAAATCAAACTGTGTAAAAAGTGAGAATTAGGGCACTTGGGGTGAGAAAAAGCTAAAAGCCAGTGTTGATCATGGCTTTTGCCCATTAAACTTGGCCTCTGCTACTAAATAAAAGGCTTATATGATTCTCCCTTCTTTAGTACTATATATATTGATGGGTGGTTAACAagtttctaaaataaaatatcaaattaCTCATTGTTCTCAAATTCCTTTTCATAATCTAAAAAAATTTGGTTTCATTGTTTTAGTTTTCAAATTGAAGAATCCCGTGAAAACTGTAACTATTTCACCCAAAATCAAGAGATTCAGATACCAAAAACTATTAGAAAATACAAACAAGTGGGAATTAGCACTCACAAGATGTAGTAATATAATACAAACTCAAAGCAATTGAAGGATGTATAGCTAACCAATATCAGGGAATTATTTTGCATATCAATAAAATTCATCACTAAAACTTCAAATGCATGCCACATTTGAATCTAATCACCGAATCTTCAGATCACAAATATCTTGAAAATCATCTAATAGAAAGCAAACTCTCAATTTGGTTATCACAAAATATATGTCTAACCACGATTAAGACACTTCCAAGTTTTCTCTAGCTTCCCTTTACTGACCCTGCCCCATGTCCCCGACTATAAATAACAGACTTGATCATGAACTTTGAAGATCAAGACATCTTTGAATGTAGAAAGCACAAAGGACTTAGTGACAGCTTGTTGTGGCAAGTTAAAGAGCACACAAAGGTAAATATCAGGACAAAGGCAGATAGTATAGACTAAACTTATGAGTATAAATTAGGAATGATAATATGGTAACAGAGTAGCAGAGACAAAGGACAAGTGAAttcgggggggggggagagaggaATCTTCTTTTGCACTAATATTTTAATGCTCCCCTCCATTTCACCCATGTTCACAAAATCGGGGTTCCTAAAAGGCAGCCTTAAACACTGTCCAAAAGAGCAGCAATTTAGAGTCTTCTTCAAAAGTCCTCCCTCAAGCGAGTAGTGGTCGAACAGAAACAACATTTATATTTTAGGGATAATACATAATTACCCCTTGAGGTTATCACATTTTACCAGTTGCACTCTCATACTTTGTCCTATGACCCCCTTATATTTGTTTGAAGTGGTCTAAGTTCCACCTTTAGAAACCGATACCAGTCTTAGAAGAAGCAGTGTACTGCACACACCAATCATCTTCTGACGcgtaatttttctttttaatactatattttatttttcagtttttacaataTTTCTTTCATTAAATATATCTTTTTTCCTAATTTCTCTTTCTTCTTCCCGACTAATATTCGTCTTTTTCACTGGTAAGAATGAGGAATCCGGCGATTGAATAGAAATTATAACCGGAGGAACGAAAAGCCACCATCTTCAAGAAAGAAAGCCACTCAGCCCATCAAACCAGAGTGGAAAAAAAAGCAAGAAGCGGGGTGGGCTTACTACTCAGATGTTTTCGACAGTTATCCGCTCCGCACTTGGCTACCCAGCGTTTACCGTGGGCACGATAACAGGTACACCAGAGGTGCGTCCTTCCCGGTCCTCTTTGTACTAAGGGAAAGGTCTTCTCAATGCTCTAACGCCCACACCGGATATGGAACGAATTGTCTCACGACGTTCTGAACCCAGCTCACATACTGCTTTAATGGGCGAACAGCCCAACCCTTGAAACATAGTACAGCCCCAGGTGGCAAAGAGCCGACATCGAGGTGCCAACTCCAAAATAATCCAGCTTGCACATAATGTGATTTGGCGGCAATTTCTAAAGTGAAAAAAGGAAACCATCGAAAATTACTAGAAAATCTTCGGCTACCCCTCTGCCTAAAATCTCCAGCCCGGAAAATCTCCCCTTTCATCCATCAATACCACTAGTTAAACACAGTCAAACCAAAAAATTGAGAGAAAAGACCTTAAACCACCACTGCAAAGACAAGCAACCACTTCCACTCCAAGTCATCACTAATCAAAATCTAAAAACCAAAACTTTAAAATGCCAGTGCTTCAGATAATAGGAAGTGGTTGAGGAGGTGATGGGAGAAGAAAGAAAAACGAACCgtaaaagaaatagaagaataGAGAAAGAAAAATGAAGGGAGGTACTGGAAGTGGGGAGAAGGTGTTGTGAAGCGTGGAGGCGGGGAAATGGCTGAATAGTTCTCTGGCAAGGTgaagaaaacaagaagaaagagaaaaaggaaagaaaaggaaaaggaaaaggaaaaggaaaataaaaagattGAAAACAATAATGAAAAAAATGGTCAAATGCGTTATTTTGGAATTCTGACGCGCCTGATTTTCATGCAAACAGTCATAGGATCCCCAAGGTTGCAATTGGTAAAGAGGGACAACCCCAATGGGTAATTATGTATTATCCCTATATCTTATAGTACAGATATCTCTTTAAGGTACTCATTTTACATGCTTCCTCCTAAACTTTCCGTTTAATTTTGGAATTTCCTACAATGTTTCATATTTCCTactaataatattattctaaacGACTTCcatgagcttcaagaattgaaatttattaaatttaTCAACTTTAAATTTTGATGTCAAGTTTCCAATAAAAAATAACTTTTCAACTACTCTTCTAATATTTTCTTCCACTACTACTTATTTATAATATACAAGCCAAACTAATCACACAAACTCCATCCTCAGTCAAACATGTCCAGTAAAACAGGCAGAGGAGTGGCATTTGTTTTGAGAATTCTAAACATCAACACTACTAGTTTGTCCATTTTTTGCTTTTAGGATCAGCAAGCATTAAGGTAAGGTTGTGCTGAAGGTCACAGTTCTTTGGTCAACTCTATAAGTTGAAAGAGCAAGTAGCACGATATCACAAGTCGGTTCTTAAAGCATGTTAATATTTTTTGCAATTAGTCTATGTTTTACTGCAGCTAGCTCACTTGGAGCTCATGGTGGATCTTAGATTTTATTTGTAGGTGGGAGACTTGGAGACTCCAGAATAAACATGTTATAAACTTTAGAAAGAAATATCAATGCTTTAAAACATCAGAAGAAAAATAAGATAAGTCTAACAGTTCCCATAACAACCTATAATACCTGAGGCCTGATGATAGGGAATTCCAAATTATACTCTAAACCTTGCTCAACCTTGCCATCTTCCTCAATCATCGCTTGAAAAATGTCCTTGCCGCCCTTGGATGTCTTGACCGAAAAGGTAACATAGAAAATGAAGTTACGACAGCCACCTCCATTCACCTTCAAAATATTGTCAACCTCCCACTCGGTGCCCTAAGACCAGTACAAAGGTAATTTTATAAGTCATCAAGAGGAAAACAATGGAAAAAGGAAAGCACAAGACAAATGAAAGTGCAGCTTGAGCATACATATTTCTCATTGTATATCTTAAGTGCCCTTCCTGCATAATCCTTCAATAGGACGACATTCTCAGGTTTGTCTAAGAAGAATGGCATCGGAAAAACTGTAATCATCATGCATTCTCCTGGAAAATCTTTGATCTCAAATCCCTAACAAATTACAAGCTAACAAATGAGACACAAAAATCGCCTTTATTTCCTGATAAGAAGAGACAAACATCAGCTATTGCATCCACTTTGTTCCTGCGACAAGTTAACTTTCAAATAGATGATTCATAAATTGCAAAAGTTATTCTGTGCAAGTTTTTCAAGAATGTATTAGCTTGTGGTTACCAAATTCTAATAGTAATTTGCCGCGATAACTAATGCCATTTAGCTTTATGGAACCACTTTAAACGGAGCATAGGTTACACGTATTCTTCTCTTTTCCTATACTTTATTTGGCAAGTGAATTTCATGAATCTTGAACCATAATCCCACAGTAATAGAAAAGAACTTGGCAGCTAGACAAAACTTGGCAGTGAATTTCATGAATCTTGAACCATAATCCCACAG of Nicotiana tomentosiformis chromosome 7, ASM39032v3, whole genome shotgun sequence contains these proteins:
- the LOC104117088 gene encoding uncharacterized protein, with product MDRVVWAKYLKQVEESEGFEIKDFPGECMMITVFPMPFFLDKPENVVLLKDYAGRALKIYNEKYGTEWEVDNILKVNGGGCRNFIFYVTFSVKTSKGGKDIFQAMIEEDGKVEQGLEYNLEFPIIRPQPKKYSCLYAVV
- the LOC104117089 gene encoding uncharacterized protein, whose translation is MSSTSRAWITATSLGVVEALKDQGICRWNYALRTIHQHANNNVRSYSQAKKLSSHSSSLVSANNLKQSESSLRKVMYLSCWGPNSILIAVKFSVIFLYIVFDHIERPNDEWLNE